A single Calidifontibacter indicus DNA region contains:
- the nuoL gene encoding NADH-quinone oxidoreductase subunit L, translated as MTTPVQGLALASSETQVAHAADGAASIGWLLIALPLVGAAVLLLGGRKLDKIGPAIATALSWASFGVGVAILIEMLGKDAGERAQHLKLFSWIPAGALNLDFGLLMDQLSLTFVMLITFVGSLIHVYSLGYMEHDPDKRRFFAYLNLFIAAMLTLVLADSYLGLFLGWEGVGLASYLLIGFWNWNPAYATAANKAFIVNRVGDFGMLLAMFTMFATFGRLDFAGVNAAVAGTSKGTLTAIGIFLLIAACGKSAQFPLQSWLGDAMAGPTPVSALIHAATMVTAGVYLIVRSNVIYDATPDARLAVCIVGAITLMFGAIVGCAKDDMKKALAASTMSQIGYMILAAGLGPVGYAFAIFHLLTHGFFKAGMFLGAGSVMHGMNDQVDMRRFGGLSAVMKITWVTFGLGWLAIIGVPGLSGFWSKDKIIEAAFVGEGWRPWVFGGAALLCAGITAFYMSRLFFMTFHGKRRWTDDVHPHESPLTMTVPMMILAAGSALLGLALTVFDFPGWLEPVVGGHEEHHPVIAVPVLMAVTLVFVAAGVALAWMRYVRDDVPVTPPVGSFATQAARRDLFQDDFNEAVFARPGLHLTRSLVFADNKGVDGAVGGVAALVGGSASRLAKLQNGYVRSYATTMLIGVVAILGLVWVIN; from the coding sequence CTGACCACCCCCGTCCAGGGCCTTGCCCTGGCGAGCAGCGAGACCCAGGTCGCGCACGCCGCCGACGGCGCCGCGTCCATCGGTTGGTTGCTCATCGCGCTGCCGCTGGTCGGCGCGGCCGTGCTGCTGCTCGGCGGACGCAAGCTGGACAAGATCGGGCCGGCCATCGCCACCGCGTTGTCCTGGGCGTCGTTCGGCGTCGGCGTCGCCATCCTGATCGAGATGCTCGGCAAGGACGCCGGGGAGCGGGCGCAGCACCTGAAGCTGTTCTCGTGGATTCCCGCCGGCGCGCTGAACCTCGACTTCGGCCTGCTGATGGACCAGCTGTCGCTGACCTTCGTCATGCTGATCACCTTCGTCGGCTCGCTGATCCACGTGTACTCGCTCGGGTACATGGAGCACGACCCGGACAAGCGCCGGTTCTTCGCCTACCTGAACCTCTTCATCGCGGCGATGCTCACCCTGGTGCTCGCCGACTCCTACCTGGGTCTGTTCCTCGGCTGGGAAGGCGTGGGTCTCGCGTCCTACCTCCTCATCGGTTTCTGGAACTGGAACCCGGCCTACGCCACCGCGGCCAACAAGGCGTTCATCGTCAACCGCGTCGGTGACTTCGGCATGTTGCTGGCGATGTTCACCATGTTCGCCACCTTCGGTCGCCTCGACTTCGCCGGCGTCAACGCCGCGGTCGCGGGCACCAGCAAGGGCACGCTGACCGCCATCGGCATCTTCCTGCTGATCGCGGCCTGCGGTAAGTCGGCGCAGTTCCCGCTGCAGTCCTGGCTGGGTGACGCGATGGCCGGCCCGACGCCGGTGTCGGCGCTGATCCACGCGGCGACGATGGTGACCGCGGGCGTCTACCTCATCGTGCGCAGCAACGTCATCTACGACGCCACCCCCGACGCGCGCCTCGCGGTATGCATCGTCGGTGCGATCACGCTGATGTTCGGTGCGATCGTCGGTTGCGCCAAGGACGACATGAAGAAGGCGCTGGCCGCGTCGACGATGAGTCAGATCGGCTACATGATCCTGGCCGCCGGTCTCGGTCCGGTCGGTTACGCGTTCGCGATCTTCCACCTGCTCACCCACGGCTTCTTCAAGGCCGGGATGTTCCTCGGTGCCGGCTCGGTCATGCACGGCATGAACGACCAGGTCGACATGCGCCGCTTCGGTGGGTTGTCGGCGGTCATGAAGATCACCTGGGTGACCTTCGGTCTCGGCTGGCTGGCGATCATCGGTGTGCCGGGTTTGTCCGGTTTCTGGTCCAAGGACAAGATCATCGAGGCCGCGTTCGTCGGTGAGGGATGGCGTCCGTGGGTCTTCGGTGGCGCCGCGCTGCTGTGCGCCGGTATCACCGCGTTCTACATGTCGCGCCTGTTCTTCATGACCTTCCACGGCAAGCGTCGCTGGACCGACGACGTGCACCCGCACGAGTCGCCGCTGACGATGACCGTGCCGATGATGATCCTGGCCGCCGGTTCGGCGCTGCTGGGTCTGGCCCTGACGGTGTTCGACTTCCCGGGCTGGCTCGAGCCGGTCGTCGGTGGTCACGAGGAGCACCACCCGGTCATCGCGGTGCCGGTGCTGATGGCCGTCACCCTGGTGTTCGTGGCCGCGGGTGTGGCCCTGGCCTGGATGCGCTACGTGCGCGATGACGTCCCGGTCACCCCGCCGGTCGGTTCGTTCGCCACGCAGGCCGCGCGCCGCGACCTGTTCCAGGACGACTTCAACGAGGCGGTCTTCGCCCGTCCCGGTCTGCACCTGACCCGCTCGCTGGTCTTCGCCGACAACAAGGGCGTCGACGGCGCCGTCGGCGGCGTGGCCGCGCTGGTCGGTGGCAGCGCCTCGCGTCTGGCGAAGCTGCAGAACGGTTATGTCCGCTCGTACGCGACGACGATGCTGATCGGTGTCGTCGCCATCCTCGGTCTGGTGTGGGTGATCAACTGA
- a CDS encoding NADH-quinone oxidoreductase subunit M yields MSNYPWLTTIGVLPLVGALVIALLPKAAAASARVIALVVSVVTLALGIAAATQFKTGGTGQQFQLTETHTWIKQIGASYALGVDGISLALILMSLVLVPVSILAAWRDVDGESETRQKSYYALLLVLTTFMVGVFAATDVFLFYVFFEAMLIPIYFLIGQFGGPRRQYAAVKFLIYSLAGGLVMLVAVIGLFQVGPGGEHGFLVSRLTGLDIPLDTQKWLFLGFFIAFAVKAPMVPVHTWLPDAATESKPAVAVLLVGVLDKIGTYGMIRFCLQLFPEASKWATPVVITLALISIIYGALVAIGQTDMMRLIAYTSVSHFGFIVLGIFAMTSTAHVGANLYMINHGFTTGALFLFAGFLVARGRSKNIPDYGGWQRVTPVLAGVFLVAGLSGLALPGLNSFVSEFLVMAGTYPKYKLAAAIAALAVILAAIYILLMYKHLMTGPKPEGEKYAAIADLDVREKVVAGVLIVFLVGLGVYPKPALDMLKPAVTQTLQHVGVTDPAPTNGAAVDGSAK; encoded by the coding sequence ATGTCCAACTACCCCTGGTTGACGACGATCGGCGTGCTGCCGCTCGTCGGAGCCCTCGTCATCGCCTTGCTGCCGAAGGCGGCAGCGGCCTCGGCGCGGGTCATCGCGCTGGTCGTGTCGGTCGTGACCCTCGCCCTGGGCATCGCCGCGGCGACCCAGTTCAAGACCGGCGGCACCGGGCAGCAGTTCCAGCTGACCGAGACGCACACCTGGATCAAGCAGATCGGTGCGTCGTACGCCCTCGGCGTCGACGGCATCTCGTTGGCGCTCATCCTGATGAGCCTGGTGCTCGTGCCGGTGTCGATCCTCGCCGCCTGGCGCGACGTCGACGGTGAGAGCGAGACCCGACAGAAGTCGTACTACGCGCTGCTGCTGGTGCTCACCACCTTCATGGTCGGTGTGTTCGCGGCGACCGACGTGTTCCTCTTCTACGTCTTCTTCGAGGCGATGCTGATCCCGATCTACTTCCTGATCGGTCAGTTCGGTGGCCCGCGCCGCCAGTACGCCGCGGTGAAGTTCCTGATCTACTCCCTCGCCGGCGGTCTGGTCATGCTGGTCGCGGTGATCGGTCTGTTCCAGGTCGGTCCGGGCGGGGAGCACGGCTTCCTGGTCAGCCGCCTGACCGGTCTCGACATCCCGCTCGACACCCAGAAGTGGCTGTTCCTCGGCTTCTTCATCGCGTTCGCGGTGAAGGCCCCGATGGTGCCGGTGCACACCTGGCTGCCCGACGCGGCCACCGAGTCGAAGCCGGCCGTCGCCGTGCTGCTGGTCGGTGTGCTCGACAAGATCGGCACCTACGGGATGATCCGGTTCTGCCTGCAGCTGTTCCCGGAGGCGTCCAAGTGGGCCACCCCGGTCGTGATCACGCTCGCGCTGATCTCGATCATCTACGGCGCGCTGGTGGCGATCGGTCAGACCGACATGATGCGTCTGATCGCCTACACCTCGGTCAGCCACTTCGGCTTCATCGTGCTCGGCATCTTCGCGATGACCAGCACGGCGCACGTCGGCGCGAACCTCTACATGATCAACCACGGTTTCACCACCGGCGCGTTGTTCCTGTTCGCCGGGTTCCTCGTCGCCCGTGGTCGCAGCAAGAACATCCCCGACTACGGCGGTTGGCAGCGGGTCACCCCGGTGCTCGCCGGTGTGTTCCTGGTGGCTGGCCTGTCGGGTCTGGCGCTGCCCGGCCTCAACTCCTTCGTCTCGGAGTTCCTGGTCATGGCCGGCACCTATCCGAAGTACAAGCTCGCCGCTGCGATCGCCGCACTGGCCGTCATCCTGGCCGCGATCTACATCCTGCTGATGTACAAGCACCTGATGACCGGCCCGAAGCCGGAAGGGGAGAAGTACGCCGCCATCGCCGATCTCGACGTGCGCGAGAAGGTCGTGGCGGGCGTGCTGATCGTCTTCCTCGTCGGCCTGGGTGTCTACCCGAAGCCGGCCCTGGACATGTTGAAGCCCGCCGTGACGCAGACCCTGCAGCACGTCGGGGTGACCGACCCCGCACCCACCAACGGTGCGGCTGTTGACGGGAGCGCCAAGTAA
- the nuoN gene encoding NADH-quinone oxidoreductase subunit NuoN: protein MDPNTFTQAQIEYSALLPLFVIFGAAMVGVLVEAFVPRAARYATQLGVTLVGLVAAFVLLVTVSKNHQGITAGRALAIDGPALMMQGTVLVLSFLAVLVMAERFNADGPDTFTQSGSSVPGSPQEAAAERLGATTTEVFPLTLFAVAGMMMYPAATNLLAMFVALEILSLPLYILTGLARRRRLLSQEAALKYFLLGAFSSAFFLFGSAMIYGFAGTLDLTSIANATGTQSGRDSVLVMGIVLIAVGLLFKVSAVPFHSWTPDVYQGAPTPVSGFMAACTKVAAFGALLRVFYVAFDSMRWTWQPVIEVVALLTMVVGAVLTVTQTDMKRLLGYSSVSHAGFLLLALTALDKSSVAGVQFYVAAYGAATVTAFAIVALVRKSGVEATHLSEWAGLGRRNPLIAGVFGFLMLSFAGIPLTAGFTSKFALFAPVVKFGPVWLVVVAMIVSAITAFVYARVIVVMFFSEPADGVQVAVPSVLTAVAVAAGAALTLALGVMPAPLLDIAGNASQFLR from the coding sequence ATGGATCCCAATACCTTCACCCAGGCGCAGATCGAGTACTCGGCACTGCTGCCGCTGTTCGTGATCTTCGGTGCGGCGATGGTCGGAGTGCTCGTCGAGGCGTTCGTTCCGCGCGCCGCGCGGTACGCCACGCAACTGGGGGTCACCCTGGTCGGTCTGGTGGCCGCGTTCGTGCTGCTGGTGACCGTCTCGAAGAACCACCAGGGCATCACCGCCGGTCGCGCCCTTGCGATCGACGGTCCGGCGTTGATGATGCAGGGCACCGTGCTGGTGCTGTCGTTCCTCGCCGTGCTGGTGATGGCCGAGCGGTTCAACGCCGATGGTCCTGACACCTTCACCCAGTCGGGTTCGTCGGTGCCGGGGTCGCCGCAGGAAGCCGCCGCCGAGCGGCTCGGCGCGACCACCACCGAGGTCTTCCCGCTGACGCTCTTCGCGGTCGCCGGCATGATGATGTACCCGGCCGCGACCAACCTGCTGGCGATGTTCGTCGCGCTGGAGATCCTGTCGCTGCCGCTGTACATCCTCACCGGGCTCGCCCGTCGCCGCCGCCTGCTGTCGCAGGAGGCCGCGCTGAAGTACTTCCTGCTCGGCGCGTTCAGCTCGGCGTTCTTCCTGTTCGGTTCGGCGATGATCTACGGCTTCGCCGGCACCCTCGACCTGACCTCGATCGCCAACGCGACCGGCACGCAGAGCGGCCGCGACTCGGTGCTGGTCATGGGCATCGTGCTCATCGCGGTCGGCCTGCTGTTCAAGGTCAGCGCCGTGCCGTTCCACTCGTGGACGCCGGACGTCTACCAGGGCGCGCCCACCCCGGTCTCCGGGTTCATGGCAGCCTGCACCAAGGTCGCCGCGTTCGGTGCGCTGCTGCGCGTCTTCTACGTCGCGTTCGATTCGATGCGCTGGACCTGGCAGCCGGTGATCGAGGTCGTCGCACTGCTGACCATGGTGGTCGGCGCGGTGCTGACCGTCACCCAGACCGACATGAAGCGACTGCTGGGCTACAGCTCGGTGTCGCACGCGGGCTTTCTGCTGCTGGCGCTCACCGCGCTCGACAAGTCGTCGGTGGCCGGTGTGCAGTTCTACGTCGCGGCGTACGGCGCGGCCACCGTCACCGCGTTCGCGATCGTGGCGCTGGTGCGCAAGTCGGGCGTCGAGGCGACACACCTGTCGGAGTGGGCCGGCCTCGGCCGCCGCAACCCGCTGATCGCCGGTGTCTTCGGCTTCCTGATGCTGTCGTTCGCGGGTATCCCGCTGACCGCGGGTTTCACCAGCAAGTTCGCGCTGTTCGCGCCGGTCGTGAAGTTCGGTCCGGTGTGGCTGGTCGTCGTGGCTATGATCGTCTCCGCGATCACCGCGTTCGTGTACGCCCGGGTGATCGTCGTGATGTTCTTCTCCGAGCCGGCCGACGGGGTGCAGGTCGCCGTGCCGTCCGTGCTGACCGCGGTCGCGGTCGCCGCGGGTGCCGCGCTGACCCTGGCGCTCGGTGTGATGCCGGCTCCGCTGTTGGACATCGCGGGCAACGCCTCGCAGTTCCTGCGCTGA
- a CDS encoding polyprenyl synthetase family protein, whose amino-acid sequence MSTTTSAATIGVPGAGDELAARLTEGLAAVDVRLREVVKHDDPFIAEASTHLVDAGGKRFRPMLTLLASELGEGRNSQVVDAAVGVELTHLASLYHDDVMDEADKRRGVTSANAAYGNSTAILVGDLLFGKASALVAGLGPEAVLIQAETFVRLCTGQIEDDRQAPADADPMEHYLAVLADKTGSLIATAARYGAMFGGASAEVVETMTKYGELVGMVFQLADDVLDVSSDVSGKPAGTDLREGVRTLPVLYALASTDPADDRLKELVAKPLTDPDEHVEALALLRAHPALQQAREHTVAVAAQAKALLDDLGDSDAVQLLRTLPEGVALRSA is encoded by the coding sequence ATGAGCACCACCACCTCTGCCGCCACCATCGGGGTGCCGGGCGCCGGCGACGAGCTGGCCGCCCGGCTCACCGAGGGCCTCGCCGCGGTCGACGTGCGGCTGCGGGAGGTCGTCAAGCACGACGATCCGTTCATCGCCGAGGCGTCGACCCACCTGGTCGACGCCGGCGGCAAACGCTTCCGTCCGATGCTGACGCTGCTCGCCTCCGAACTGGGGGAGGGACGCAACAGCCAGGTCGTCGACGCGGCCGTCGGGGTGGAGCTGACCCACCTGGCCTCGCTCTACCACGACGACGTGATGGACGAAGCCGACAAGCGGCGCGGCGTGACCAGCGCCAATGCGGCGTACGGCAATTCGACCGCGATCCTGGTCGGCGACCTGCTCTTCGGCAAGGCGTCGGCGCTGGTGGCCGGGCTCGGCCCGGAGGCCGTGCTGATCCAGGCCGAGACCTTCGTGCGGCTGTGCACCGGACAGATCGAGGACGACCGGCAGGCGCCGGCCGACGCCGACCCGATGGAGCACTACCTCGCGGTGCTGGCGGACAAGACCGGCTCGCTGATCGCGACCGCCGCTCGCTACGGCGCGATGTTCGGTGGGGCCTCGGCCGAGGTCGTCGAGACGATGACGAAGTACGGCGAACTCGTCGGCATGGTCTTCCAACTCGCCGACGACGTGCTCGACGTCAGCTCGGACGTCTCGGGCAAGCCGGCCGGCACCGACCTGCGCGAAGGTGTGCGCACGTTGCCGGTGCTCTACGCGCTGGCCTCGACCGACCCGGCCGACGACCGGCTCAAGGAACTGGTGGCCAAGCCGCTCACCGACCCCGACGAACACGTCGAGGCGTTGGCGTTGCTGCGGGCTCACCCGGCGCTGCAGCAGGCCCGGGAGCACACGGTGGCCGTTGCCGCGCAGGCGAAGGCGTTGCTCGACGACCTCGGCGACAGCGATGCGGTGCAGTTGCTGCGCACTCTGCCGGAGGGTGTTGCCCTGCGCTCGGCCTGA
- a CDS encoding TetR/AcrR family transcriptional regulator — protein sequence MARTPAAIRRTELVEAAIKVALDEGLDAATVRRIAAEAGVSLGTVHYCFGSKRALLEAVVESVSQPQLEVDLTDVEPGDYVGLIRAAFHAYWNEAGGNRDRQRLIYELVNHLVRQEDPGPELAQMLFRRAFGTVAGFIESQLQAAQLVFPTEVLSRMIVAVTDGVALAWIADGDDATALEVLDRYADLFGGVIADAEAAQ from the coding sequence ATGGCTCGGACCCCCGCGGCGATCCGCCGCACAGAACTGGTCGAGGCGGCGATCAAGGTCGCGCTGGACGAGGGGCTGGACGCTGCCACCGTCCGCCGGATCGCTGCGGAGGCGGGAGTCTCGCTCGGCACCGTGCACTACTGCTTCGGCTCGAAGCGCGCGCTGCTCGAAGCGGTGGTCGAGTCGGTGTCGCAGCCGCAGCTTGAGGTCGATCTCACCGACGTCGAACCGGGCGACTACGTCGGGCTGATCCGTGCCGCGTTCCACGCCTACTGGAACGAGGCCGGTGGCAATCGCGACCGGCAGCGGCTGATCTACGAACTGGTCAATCATCTTGTCCGCCAGGAAGATCCGGGCCCCGAGCTGGCCCAGATGCTCTTCCGGCGGGCGTTCGGCACGGTGGCCGGCTTCATCGAGTCCCAGTTGCAGGCGGCGCAGCTCGTCTTCCCCACCGAGGTGCTCTCGCGGATGATCGTGGCGGTCACCGACGGCGTGGCACTGGCCTGGATCGCCGACGGCGATGATGCGACCGCCCTGGAGGTGCTCGACCGCTACGCCGACCTGTTCGGTGGCGTCATCGCCGACGCCGAGGCGGCACAGTGA
- a CDS encoding alanine racemase — translation MSAPWAALPTVGVPTAVVDLDTFDNNAAALLRRAGGTPIRVASKSVRVRSLVERVLAMPGYAGVLGYSVAEAIWLVRSGIDDVVVAYPSVDDEAVRTIAADEQLAAAITFMVDLPEHVDWLAARHAGHALRVAIDVDCSLRLGPVSLGAHRSSVNDAGGAGRLAERIAGRPGLLLVGMMFYEAQVAGVPDAKPGMRVVKRLSNDQLHRYRSKIRAAVEAHAALEFVNGGGTGSLHTTRLDPAITELAAGSGLFAPTSFDGFDDLGVEPAAWFVSPVTRKPSAEVVVTFAGGYSASGASGRSRLPKPVYPEGLSYFGQEGAGEVQSPLHGKAARTLGLGDPVWFRHAKAGEMCERFDEVVLLEGGRVRGKTPTYRGEGHNFG, via the coding sequence GTGAGCGCGCCCTGGGCTGCGCTGCCGACGGTCGGCGTGCCGACCGCTGTCGTTGACCTCGACACCTTCGACAACAACGCCGCCGCACTGTTGCGTCGCGCCGGAGGCACCCCGATCCGGGTGGCGTCGAAGTCGGTCCGGGTGCGGTCACTGGTCGAGCGGGTGCTCGCGATGCCCGGTTACGCGGGTGTGCTCGGCTACTCGGTGGCCGAGGCGATCTGGTTGGTGCGCAGCGGAATCGACGACGTGGTGGTGGCTTACCCGAGCGTCGACGACGAAGCGGTGCGCACGATCGCGGCCGACGAGCAGTTGGCCGCGGCGATCACGTTCATGGTCGACCTGCCCGAGCACGTCGACTGGTTGGCCGCGCGTCACGCCGGTCACGCGCTGCGGGTCGCGATCGACGTCGACTGCTCGCTGCGGCTCGGACCGGTGAGCCTGGGCGCGCACCGCTCGAGCGTCAACGACGCCGGTGGCGCCGGCCGATTGGCGGAGCGCATCGCTGGGCGCCCGGGTCTGCTGTTGGTCGGCATGATGTTCTACGAGGCGCAGGTGGCGGGCGTGCCCGATGCGAAGCCGGGGATGCGGGTGGTCAAGCGACTGTCGAACGATCAACTGCACCGCTACCGGTCGAAGATCCGCGCGGCGGTGGAGGCGCACGCAGCGCTGGAGTTCGTGAACGGTGGCGGCACCGGCAGCTTGCACACCACCCGGCTCGATCCGGCGATCACCGAACTCGCTGCGGGCTCAGGGCTTTTCGCGCCGACGAGCTTCGACGGGTTCGACGACCTCGGAGTGGAGCCTGCCGCGTGGTTCGTCTCGCCGGTCACCCGCAAGCCGAGCGCCGAGGTCGTGGTCACCTTCGCCGGTGGCTACAGCGCCTCGGGTGCCTCGGGTCGCTCGCGGCTGCCGAAGCCGGTCTATCCCGAAGGGCTCTCCTACTTCGGGCAGGAGGGGGCCGGGGAGGTGCAGAGCCCGTTGCACGGCAAGGCGGCCCGCACCCTGGGGCTGGGAGACCCGGTGTGGTTCAGGCACGCGAAGGCCGGCGAGATGTGCGAGCGCTTCGACGAGGTGGTGCTGCTCGAAGGGGGACGGGTCCGCGGCAAGACACCCACCTACCGCGGGGAAGGCCACAACTTTGGCTGA
- a CDS encoding D-arabinono-1,4-lactone oxidase, with protein MAEWSNWSGTVSADVEIVAVRDVAHVQQVVADATAAGRRVKPIGAGHSFTAIGEPVDVQLRMDALTGLISADPATGRAWVAAGTRLSDAVRQLHGVGLGLPNQGDYDRQTMSGATSTGTHGTGIGLTGFAGMVRGVELVLADGSLLRVTDTENAELLPAVALSLGALGVVTAIEYQCEPAYLLTAHEEPTTFSGVLESLDERIDGHDHFEFFWFPDTDRVLAKTNERHRDVSRRAPMPRWKDRLENDLLSNRLFGAINRLTTRVPRSTAAINQVSARALSAKTYTDWSHIVYPTELDVVFRESEFSVPRADAVEVLQRLDAWHRAHPSTTSFPVEVRFTGPDDVWMSTSYGRQSAYIAIHQFHARDHREYFAAFWNILADYEARPHWGKMHELDADDLRKVYPRFDEFLEVRDRLDPGRTFANPYLDRVLGA; from the coding sequence TTGGCTGAGTGGAGCAACTGGTCGGGCACGGTCTCGGCCGACGTCGAGATCGTCGCGGTGCGCGACGTCGCACACGTGCAGCAGGTCGTCGCCGACGCGACGGCCGCCGGACGGCGGGTGAAACCGATCGGTGCGGGGCACTCTTTCACCGCGATCGGCGAGCCGGTCGACGTCCAGTTGCGGATGGACGCGCTGACCGGGCTGATCAGTGCCGACCCCGCGACCGGGCGCGCCTGGGTGGCCGCGGGCACCCGCCTGTCGGACGCCGTCCGCCAATTGCACGGGGTGGGGCTCGGCCTGCCCAACCAGGGCGACTACGACCGGCAAACCATGTCGGGCGCGACGTCAACCGGCACCCACGGCACCGGCATCGGGCTCACCGGGTTTGCCGGGATGGTGCGCGGGGTCGAGCTGGTGCTGGCCGATGGTTCGTTGCTGCGCGTCACCGACACCGAGAACGCCGAATTGCTGCCGGCGGTGGCGCTGAGCCTCGGCGCCCTGGGCGTGGTGACCGCGATCGAGTACCAGTGCGAACCGGCGTATTTGCTCACCGCGCACGAGGAACCAACCACGTTCTCCGGGGTGCTGGAGTCGCTGGACGAGCGCATCGACGGGCACGACCACTTCGAGTTCTTCTGGTTTCCCGACACCGACCGGGTGCTGGCCAAGACCAACGAGCGGCACCGTGATGTCTCGCGTCGCGCGCCGATGCCGCGGTGGAAGGACAGACTGGAGAACGACCTGCTGTCGAACAGGCTGTTCGGCGCGATCAATCGACTCACCACGCGGGTGCCGCGCTCGACGGCGGCGATCAACCAGGTGAGCGCGCGGGCGCTGTCGGCCAAGACCTACACCGACTGGTCGCACATCGTCTATCCGACCGAGCTCGACGTCGTGTTCCGCGAGAGCGAGTTCTCGGTGCCGCGCGCCGACGCGGTCGAGGTGTTGCAGCGGCTCGACGCCTGGCACCGGGCACATCCGTCGACGACGAGCTTCCCGGTGGAGGTGCGGTTCACCGGCCCCGACGACGTGTGGATGTCGACGTCGTACGGCCGGCAATCGGCGTACATCGCGATCCACCAGTTCCACGCGCGCGACCACCGGGAGTACTTCGCGGCGTTCTGGAACATCCTGGCCGACTACGAGGCGCGCCCGCACTGGGGCAAGATGCACGAGCTCGACGCCGACGACCTGCGCAAGGTGTACCCGCGCTTCGACGAGTTCCTCGAGGTGCGTGACCGGCTCGACCCGGGCCGCACCTTCGCCAACCCCTACCTCGACCGGGTGCTCGGCGCATGA
- the rarD gene encoding EamA family transporter RarD, which yields MKDDQDEISRGTAYGLAAYLLWGAFPLFFHQLLPANAWEILAHRILWTLVVCAIGVLLLRRTKFIGALIRSPRRLGIITAASLFIATNWGVYVYAVNSGRTTDASLGYFLNPLVTIALGVVVLRETLRPLQWIAVGIGAIACIYLTIDNGNFPLIPLVLAGSFAMYGLLKKQIGGTLSAFESLTAETTILAPVAAVTLAVLIARGETTFGSQGTGHTLWLASSGIATAIPLLLFAAAASRIPLVTIGLLQFITPILQLLCAVLFLGEHMPTSRWIGFAIVWLALVVLTVDSLTSAGKSRRLARAARQASRA from the coding sequence GTGAAGGACGACCAGGACGAGATCTCGCGGGGCACGGCGTACGGACTGGCGGCCTATCTGTTGTGGGGAGCCTTCCCGCTCTTCTTCCACCAGCTGCTGCCCGCCAACGCCTGGGAGATCCTCGCCCACCGCATCCTGTGGACCCTGGTGGTCTGCGCCATCGGGGTGCTCCTGCTGCGCCGCACGAAGTTCATCGGAGCTCTGATCCGCAGCCCGCGCCGCCTCGGCATCATCACGGCGGCCAGCCTGTTCATCGCCACCAACTGGGGTGTCTACGTCTACGCGGTGAACTCCGGCCGCACCACCGACGCCTCGCTCGGCTACTTCCTCAACCCGCTCGTCACCATCGCGCTCGGTGTCGTCGTGCTGCGCGAGACCCTACGTCCGCTGCAGTGGATCGCGGTCGGCATCGGCGCGATCGCGTGCATCTACCTGACGATCGACAACGGAAACTTCCCGCTGATCCCGCTCGTGCTGGCCGGCAGCTTCGCGATGTACGGCCTGCTCAAGAAGCAGATCGGCGGCACGCTGTCGGCCTTCGAGAGCCTCACCGCCGAGACCACCATTCTCGCTCCGGTCGCGGCCGTCACGCTGGCCGTGCTGATCGCCCGAGGCGAGACCACCTTCGGCTCGCAGGGCACCGGTCACACGCTGTGGCTGGCTTCCAGCGGCATCGCCACGGCGATCCCGCTGCTGCTGTTCGCGGCTGCGGCGTCGCGTATCCCGTTGGTGACGATCGGGCTGCTGCAGTTCATCACGCCGATCCTGCAGCTGCTGTGTGCGGTGCTGTTCCTCGGTGAACACATGCCGACGTCGCGCTGGATCGGGTTCGCCATCGTCTGGCTCGCGCTGGTGGTGCTCACCGTCGACTCTCTCACCAGCGCGGGCAAGTCGCGGCGGCTGGCCCGCGCCGCCCGTCAGGCGAGCCGAGCCTGA